In Sporichthya polymorpha DSM 43042, a genomic segment contains:
- a CDS encoding sensor histidine kinase, with product MRGDDVIGELAVTAPPGETLDGRARRALDDLLPLITTGVALARSSADLAEARNRLASVRLEERRVLRRELHDGLGPSLAGIRLGLQGARNLLTRDPVQTEALLAALQDELDSRVEDVRALSRSLLPPTLDTAGLGPALDELASRHREGGLAVEVDCAAADLRGDLAAAVYGIAVEAMMNVARHSGARSARVDVRAEGADLVLRVDDDGHGLAPDAPPGVGTRSMRERAEEQGGSLRIAPLPTGGTRVEARLPVPTGVRT from the coding sequence GTGCGCGGGGACGACGTGATCGGGGAGCTCGCGGTCACCGCGCCGCCCGGCGAGACGCTCGACGGGCGTGCCCGCCGGGCCCTGGACGACCTGCTGCCGCTGATCACGACGGGCGTCGCCCTGGCCCGGTCGTCGGCGGACCTGGCCGAGGCCCGCAACCGCCTGGCCTCGGTCCGGCTCGAGGAGCGCCGCGTCCTGCGCCGCGAGCTGCACGACGGACTCGGGCCGTCGTTGGCCGGCATCCGGCTGGGCCTGCAGGGGGCGCGGAACCTGCTGACGCGCGACCCGGTCCAGACCGAGGCGCTGCTCGCTGCCCTGCAGGACGAGCTCGACAGTCGCGTCGAGGACGTCCGCGCCCTGTCCCGCAGCCTGCTCCCGCCGACGCTCGACACCGCCGGGCTCGGACCCGCGCTCGACGAGCTCGCCTCCCGCCACCGCGAGGGCGGCCTCGCCGTCGAGGTGGACTGTGCCGCCGCCGACCTGCGGGGCGACCTCGCCGCGGCGGTCTACGGCATCGCGGTCGAGGCGATGATGAACGTGGCCCGGCACAGCGGTGCGCGGTCCGCGCGCGTCGACGTCCGGGCCGAGGGCGCCGACCTGGTCCTGCGCGTCGACGACGACGGGCACGGCCTCGCCCCCGACGCGCCGCCCGGGGTCGGGACCCGGTCCATGCGCGAGCGCGCCGAGGAGCAGGGCGGCTCGTTGCGGATCGCCCCGCTGCCGACCGGCGGCACCCGTGTCGAGGCCCGTCTTCCCGTCCCCACCGGAGTTCGGACATGA
- a CDS encoding response regulator produces MSQTSRGSAIRVAVVDDHPMFRLGMVALLETLEDIAVVGQASSAAEAEATVGREVDVVLLDLELGDGNGIDVTRALLRAHPDLRVLVVTMHEDDDSVFAAIRAGARGYLLKGATPAEVERALRAVANGEMILGPAVAARAMGYVAGTRTTGGGAFPELTDREREVLDLVARGHDNTAISRRLSLSPKTVRNVVANVLTKLNLPDRSAAIVRARDAGLGLDPD; encoded by the coding sequence ATGAGCCAGACCAGCCGCGGGTCGGCGATCCGCGTCGCCGTCGTCGACGACCACCCGATGTTCCGCCTCGGGATGGTCGCTCTGCTGGAGACCCTCGAGGACATCGCGGTGGTGGGTCAGGCGTCCTCCGCCGCCGAGGCGGAGGCGACCGTCGGCCGGGAGGTCGACGTCGTGCTTCTGGACCTCGAGCTCGGCGACGGGAACGGCATCGACGTCACCCGCGCGCTGCTGCGCGCCCACCCGGACCTGCGCGTGCTGGTCGTGACCATGCACGAGGACGACGACTCGGTGTTCGCCGCGATCCGGGCCGGCGCTCGCGGCTACCTGCTCAAGGGCGCCACCCCCGCCGAGGTCGAACGCGCTCTCCGCGCGGTCGCCAACGGCGAGATGATCCTCGGTCCCGCCGTCGCCGCCCGCGCGATGGGCTACGTCGCCGGCACCCGGACCACCGGCGGCGGCGCCTTCCCCGAGCTGACCGACCGGGAGCGCGAGGTTCTCGACCTCGTCGCCCGCGGCCACGACAACACCGCGATCTCCCGGCGCCTCTCGCTCAGCCCGAAGACCGTTCGCAACGTCGTCGCGAACGTCCTGACCAAGCTGAACCTGCCCGACCGCTCCGCCGCGATCGTCCGCGCCCGCGACGCCGGCCTCGGCCTCGACCCCGACTGA
- a CDS encoding antibiotic biosynthesis monooxygenase family protein has protein sequence MSDYVAINVLTVPAEMGAHLEERFGARAGMVEKSEGFRGFQLLRPAEGTDKYFVFTRWESKAAFEKWRDGMGAAAHDAERQQNGPMAASGSELWAFDVVLDVAPTS, from the coding sequence ATGAGTGACTACGTGGCCATCAATGTGCTGACCGTCCCTGCCGAGATGGGTGCCCACCTGGAGGAGCGCTTCGGCGCCCGCGCGGGCATGGTCGAGAAGTCCGAGGGCTTCCGCGGCTTCCAGCTCCTGCGCCCGGCCGAGGGCACCGACAAGTACTTCGTCTTCACCCGCTGGGAGAGCAAGGCGGCCTTCGAGAAGTGGCGGGACGGCATGGGCGCCGCCGCCCACGACGCCGAGCGGCAGCAGAACGGCCCGATGGCCGCGTCCGGGTCCGAGCTGTGGGCCTTCGATGTCGTCCTGGACGTCGCCCCCACCTCCTGA
- a CDS encoding alpha/beta fold hydrolase: protein MAARRTKIVLEHTRTGEGPPLVLLHGIGGRRAMWDPIVPLLAPHREVITIDLPGFGASPLPAGQDLRAVGIAQTVADFCASIGLERPHYGGNSLGGWLSLEIAKAGRAASVTGIAPAGLWRTRVPRYTKWQVVSLYDLPKLFGPLMDPVTRITPLRLAMTANVMGKPWRTPRSVLLEDSRAMLGSEAFKLTMASASGQRFTDGHHIDVPITIAFGTRDVILGPGCRYRGELPAHTRWLTPRGWGHLPMYDDPQGVAAVLLDGSSVSALAA from the coding sequence ATGGCGGCACGCCGGACCAAGATCGTCCTGGAGCACACCCGGACCGGCGAGGGGCCACCGCTGGTGCTGCTCCACGGCATCGGCGGCCGCCGCGCGATGTGGGACCCGATCGTGCCGCTGCTGGCGCCGCACCGCGAGGTGATCACGATCGACCTGCCGGGGTTCGGGGCCAGCCCGCTTCCGGCGGGGCAGGACCTGCGGGCGGTCGGGATCGCGCAGACCGTCGCGGACTTCTGCGCCTCGATCGGCCTGGAGCGCCCCCACTACGGCGGCAACTCCCTCGGCGGGTGGCTGTCGCTGGAGATCGCCAAGGCCGGCCGGGCCGCCTCCGTCACCGGCATCGCCCCGGCCGGGCTGTGGCGCACCCGCGTCCCGCGGTACACGAAGTGGCAGGTCGTCAGCCTCTACGACCTGCCCAAGCTGTTCGGGCCCCTGATGGACCCGGTCACCCGCATCACCCCGCTGCGCCTGGCGATGACGGCCAACGTCATGGGCAAGCCGTGGCGGACGCCGCGCTCGGTCCTGCTGGAGGACTCCCGCGCGATGCTCGGATCGGAGGCGTTCAAGCTGACGATGGCGTCCGCGTCCGGGCAGCGCTTCACCGACGGCCACCACATCGACGTGCCGATCACCATCGCCTTCGGCACCCGCGACGTCATCCTCGGCCCGGGCTGCCGCTACCGCGGCGAGCTCCCCGCGCACACCCGCTGGCTCACCCCCCGCGGGTGGGGCCACCTGCCGATGTACGACGACCCGCAGGGCGTCGCGGCGGTCCTGCTCGACGGCTCGAGTGTCTCCGCCCTGGCCGCCTAG
- a CDS encoding acyl-CoA dehydrogenase, whose amino-acid sequence MGHYKSNRRDIEFNLFEFLRRDEILGSGAYADMDVESARSILDEVERLAAEDLADSMIDSDRNPPVFDPKTNSVTMPESFKKSMNAYMNSEMWRLDIPVELDGTRAPASLRWAVQEMVLGANPAIHMFAAGPGFASMLFQNGTEDQKKLAQLMVDKRWGATMCLTEPDAGSDVGAGRTKAVQQPDGTWHITGVKRFITSAEHDMADNIVHFVLARPEGAGIGTKGLSLFIIPKFHVDLETGELGERNGAFVTNVEHKMGLKASTTCELTLGDSVPAVGTLLGDVHNGIAQMFLIIENARMMVGTKAIATLSTGYLNALEYAKERVQGADLTRFTDKAAPRVTILHHPEVRRSLMMQKAYAEGMRALVLYTASIQDEIHAAQATGAEVDSDAERLNDLLLPIVKGVGSERSWALLSDALQIFGGSGYLQEYPVEQYIRDAKIDTLYEGTTAIQAMDFFFRKIVRDSGQALTRLAGEIETFATADQDGPLAIERALLARALEDVQGIVGTMVESLTNAMGEVTEMYKVGQNTNRLLFAAGDLVIGWLLLRQAEVALSKLAGEPSARDKAFYEGKVAAARFFAAQVLPLLTAQRIIAGTVDNTLMDVAEDSF is encoded by the coding sequence ATGGGTCACTACAAGAGCAACCGTCGCGACATCGAGTTCAACCTCTTCGAGTTCCTCCGCCGCGACGAGATTCTCGGCTCGGGCGCGTACGCGGACATGGACGTCGAGTCCGCCCGCTCCATCCTGGACGAGGTCGAGCGCCTCGCGGCGGAGGACCTGGCCGACTCGATGATCGATTCCGACCGCAACCCGCCGGTCTTCGACCCGAAGACGAACTCCGTCACGATGCCGGAGTCGTTCAAGAAGTCGATGAACGCCTACATGAACTCCGAGATGTGGCGGCTCGACATCCCCGTCGAACTCGACGGCACGCGCGCGCCGGCCTCGCTGCGCTGGGCGGTCCAGGAGATGGTGCTCGGCGCCAACCCCGCGATCCACATGTTCGCGGCCGGCCCCGGCTTCGCCAGCATGCTGTTCCAGAACGGCACCGAGGATCAGAAAAAGCTCGCGCAGCTCATGGTCGACAAGCGCTGGGGCGCCACGATGTGCCTCACCGAGCCCGACGCGGGCTCCGACGTCGGCGCCGGCCGCACCAAGGCCGTCCAGCAGCCCGACGGGACCTGGCACATCACCGGCGTGAAGCGCTTCATCACCTCGGCCGAGCACGACATGGCCGACAACATCGTGCACTTCGTGCTTGCCCGCCCCGAAGGCGCGGGCATCGGCACCAAGGGCCTGTCGCTGTTCATCATCCCCAAGTTCCACGTCGACCTGGAGACCGGTGAGCTCGGGGAGCGCAACGGCGCCTTCGTCACCAACGTCGAGCACAAGATGGGCCTCAAGGCCTCGACCACCTGCGAGCTCACCCTCGGCGACTCGGTCCCGGCCGTCGGCACCCTGCTCGGCGACGTCCACAACGGCATCGCGCAGATGTTCCTCATCATCGAGAACGCCCGCATGATGGTCGGCACCAAGGCCATCGCGACGCTGTCGACGGGCTACCTCAACGCGCTCGAGTACGCCAAGGAGCGCGTCCAGGGCGCCGACCTCACCCGGTTCACCGACAAGGCCGCGCCGCGGGTGACGATCCTCCACCACCCGGAGGTCCGCCGCTCGTTGATGATGCAGAAGGCGTACGCCGAGGGCATGCGCGCCCTCGTCCTCTACACCGCGAGCATCCAGGACGAGATCCACGCCGCCCAGGCGACCGGTGCGGAGGTCGACTCCGACGCCGAGCGGCTCAACGACCTGCTGCTCCCGATCGTCAAGGGCGTCGGCTCGGAACGGTCCTGGGCCCTGCTGAGCGACGCGCTGCAGATCTTCGGCGGCTCCGGCTACCTGCAGGAGTACCCGGTCGAGCAGTACATCCGCGACGCCAAGATCGACACCCTCTACGAGGGCACCACGGCGATCCAGGCGATGGACTTCTTCTTCCGGAAGATCGTCCGCGACTCCGGCCAGGCCCTCACCCGCCTCGCCGGCGAGATCGAGACCTTCGCGACCGCCGACCAGGACGGCCCGCTCGCCATCGAGCGGGCGCTGCTCGCCCGTGCGCTGGAGGACGTCCAGGGCATCGTCGGCACGATGGTCGAGTCGCTGACCAACGCCATGGGCGAGGTCACCGAGATGTACAAGGTCGGCCAGAACACGAACCGGCTGCTGTTCGCGGCCGGCGACCTCGTCATCGGCTGGCTCCTGCTCCGCCAGGCAGAGGTGGCCCTGAGCAAGCTCGCCGGCGAGCCGTCGGCCCGCGACAAGGCCTTCTACGAGGGCAAGGTCGCCGCGGCCCGCTTCTTCGCCGCGCAGGTCCTCCCTCTGCTCACCGCCCAGCGCATCATCGCCGGGACGGTGGACAACACCCTCATGGACGTGGCCGAGGACAGCTTCTGA
- a CDS encoding SLC13 family permease codes for MGLVMALVLLAVTLAAAIVRPPRFHEAVVAVPAAALCVLGPTSVGTAADEVEAIAPTLGFLAAVLVLGRLCAREGLFRWAGAVLSAAARGRPSSLLAWVLFVGTAVTTVLSLDATVVLFTPVVIAAAVRVGAPARPHLHATVHLANSASLLLPVSNLTNLLAYEASGLSFARFAALMALPLLVVLVVEYLATRVCFAGDLRPDAVAPVPDRPPGPAERVPVLALAVLAVALAGLVASSPLGVHPGWVVAAAALVLALKQWRGAGPTPVELVRWCEPGFLLFVAALAVVVRTATDEGLGDVVDGLVDQPDTLAGLLVIAAVGAVAANLLNNLPATLLLLPFVAPSGSGPVLALLLGVNIGPNLTYVGSLASMLWLRVARAEGEHPKLADFTRHGLVTVPVALLGATAALWLALETIGA; via the coding sequence ATGGGGCTGGTGATGGCGCTCGTGTTGCTCGCCGTCACACTTGCGGCAGCCATCGTGCGTCCGCCCCGGTTTCACGAGGCGGTCGTCGCCGTGCCCGCCGCCGCGTTGTGCGTCCTCGGCCCGACCAGCGTGGGGACCGCCGCCGACGAGGTCGAGGCGATCGCGCCGACGCTCGGTTTTCTCGCCGCCGTGCTCGTGCTGGGGCGGTTGTGCGCCCGGGAGGGGCTGTTCCGCTGGGCCGGTGCGGTGCTGTCGGCCGCCGCGCGGGGGCGCCCGTCCTCGCTGCTGGCGTGGGTGTTGTTCGTGGGGACAGCGGTCACGACGGTGCTCAGTCTCGACGCGACCGTCGTGCTGTTCACGCCGGTCGTGATCGCGGCCGCGGTGCGGGTCGGGGCGCCCGCGCGGCCGCACCTGCACGCCACCGTGCACCTGGCGAACTCGGCCTCGCTGCTGTTGCCGGTCTCGAACCTGACGAACCTGCTGGCCTACGAGGCGAGCGGGCTCTCGTTCGCGAGGTTCGCCGCGCTCATGGCATTGCCGCTGCTCGTGGTGCTGGTCGTCGAGTACCTCGCGACGCGGGTCTGCTTCGCGGGCGATCTGCGGCCGGACGCGGTGGCGCCGGTACCGGACCGTCCTCCGGGCCCGGCCGAGCGCGTGCCGGTCCTCGCGCTCGCGGTTCTCGCCGTCGCCCTCGCCGGGTTGGTGGCGAGCTCGCCCCTCGGCGTTCACCCGGGGTGGGTGGTCGCGGCCGCCGCGCTGGTCCTGGCGCTCAAGCAGTGGCGGGGCGCCGGCCCGACGCCGGTCGAGCTGGTCCGCTGGTGCGAGCCGGGGTTCCTGCTGTTCGTCGCCGCGCTCGCCGTCGTCGTGCGCACGGCCACCGACGAGGGCCTGGGCGACGTGGTGGACGGGCTCGTCGACCAGCCCGACACCCTCGCCGGGCTGCTGGTGATCGCGGCCGTCGGCGCCGTCGCCGCCAACCTGCTGAACAACCTGCCCGCGACCCTGCTGTTGCTGCCCTTCGTCGCGCCGAGCGGCAGCGGCCCCGTGCTCGCCCTCCTGCTCGGCGTCAACATCGGGCCGAACCTGACCTACGTCGGTTCCCTGGCCTCGATGCTCTGGCTCCGCGTCGCCCGCGCCGAGGGCGAACACCCCAAGCTCGCGGACTTCACCCGCCACGGTCTGGTCACCGTCCCCGTCGCTCTCCTCGGAGCAACGGCTGCCCTCTGGCTCGCCCTGGAAACGATCGGCGCGTAG
- a CDS encoding TetR/AcrR family transcriptional regulator: MTLQHFETGSGTPLQPLRRAPMQRRSVERVQRMLDAAQQLVAEVGYDALTTTLIAERADVSIGSLYQFFPDKQAVVRAVALRNLERFTERLTDLAGSKEHTTWWDLTNAVLDAYVAMHHDIPGFQTIRFGDVADLHLLDPVRDNDSVVAERFVKLIRPTVDVAEDVDLELDMVIAVKIADVLTRYAFERDPNGDRAVLSEAKRLVRAHLARRFGEPTVADTPSETEASSDSPESNASESPVA, translated from the coding sequence ATGACCCTCCAGCACTTCGAGACCGGATCCGGGACACCGCTGCAACCACTCCGGCGCGCACCGATGCAGCGCCGCAGCGTCGAGCGCGTCCAGCGGATGCTCGACGCCGCCCAGCAACTCGTCGCGGAGGTCGGTTACGACGCGCTGACGACGACGCTGATCGCCGAGCGCGCAGATGTCTCGATCGGCTCGCTCTACCAGTTCTTCCCGGACAAGCAGGCGGTCGTGCGTGCTGTCGCCCTGCGGAACCTGGAGCGCTTCACCGAGCGCCTCACGGATCTCGCGGGGTCGAAGGAGCACACGACCTGGTGGGACCTCACCAACGCCGTGCTCGACGCCTACGTCGCGATGCACCATGACATCCCGGGCTTCCAGACGATCCGTTTCGGTGACGTGGCGGATCTCCACCTGCTCGACCCGGTGCGCGACAACGACAGCGTCGTCGCCGAGCGCTTCGTGAAGCTGATCCGGCCGACGGTCGACGTGGCGGAGGACGTCGATCTCGAGCTGGACATGGTCATCGCCGTCAAGATCGCCGACGTCCTGACCCGCTACGCGTTCGAGCGTGACCCGAACGGCGACCGGGCGGTGCTGAGCGAGGCCAAGCGTCTGGTCCGTGCTCACCTCGCGCGGCGCTTCGGAGAGCCGACCGTGGCCGACACCCCCTCCGAAACTGAGGCATCGTCAGATTCGCCGGAGTCGAACGCGTCAGAGTCGCCGGTCGCGTAA
- a CDS encoding carbon-nitrogen family hydrolase → MRVCLVQLEVNLAQPLAERVAQACETIRGCAGADLVVLPELWPQGAWAYREWERTAEPLDGPIVAALAQAAKDAGVMLHGGSVVERAGDDLFNTSVLLGPQGDLRAIYRKIHRFGFAEGEAAVMTAGDEFLTVTGGELTMGVATCYDLRFPELFRRLTEAGAQMFVIASSWPERRLDHWRLLTRARAVENLAYVVAADACGEHDGVRQAGHSVVVDPWGEVVAEAGTEATVIDVEIDPARVEQVRADFPALRDRRL, encoded by the coding sequence ATGAGGGTCTGCCTGGTCCAGCTCGAGGTCAACCTCGCGCAGCCGCTCGCGGAGCGGGTCGCGCAGGCGTGCGAGACGATCCGGGGCTGCGCCGGGGCGGACCTGGTCGTGCTGCCGGAGCTCTGGCCGCAGGGCGCGTGGGCGTACCGGGAGTGGGAGCGGACGGCGGAGCCGCTCGACGGCCCGATCGTGGCGGCGCTCGCCCAGGCCGCCAAGGACGCCGGCGTGATGCTCCACGGCGGTTCGGTCGTCGAGCGCGCCGGGGACGACCTGTTCAACACGTCCGTGCTGCTGGGCCCGCAGGGGGACCTGCGCGCGATCTACCGCAAGATCCATCGCTTCGGGTTCGCCGAGGGCGAGGCGGCGGTGATGACCGCCGGGGACGAGTTCCTGACGGTGACGGGTGGAGAGCTCACGATGGGCGTCGCCACCTGTTACGACCTCCGGTTCCCGGAGCTGTTCCGCAGGTTGACCGAGGCCGGCGCGCAGATGTTCGTGATCGCGTCGTCCTGGCCCGAGCGTCGCCTCGACCACTGGCGCCTGCTCACCCGGGCGCGGGCGGTGGAGAACCTGGCCTACGTCGTCGCGGCCGACGCGTGCGGCGAGCACGACGGCGTCCGGCAGGCCGGCCACAGCGTGGTCGTGGACCCGTGGGGCGAGGTCGTGGCCGAGGCCGGCACCGAGGCCACGGTCATCGACGTCGAGATCGATCCGGCCCGCGTCGAGCAGGTGCGGGCCGACTTCCCGGCGTTACGCGACCGGCGACTCTGA
- a CDS encoding dihydrolipoamide acetyltransferase family protein produces the protein MARRQFKLPDVGEGLTEGEILQWFVQVGDQVTTNQTLVEIETAKAAVELPSPYEGEVVELLVNVGDMVDVGAPIITIETEPGSAPAAPSEAPAVPAQAAVAEAMGGAAEEPAVAAGLIGGEAPGGRTAVLVGYGPRTTTAKRRPRRAVHDGAHQPPPAGDPEVPGGPLGSEGVKPVRHGGLEVGRLVEAREAPHAGPAVPARTIAVEEQGETGKVTVLAKPPVRKMARDLGVDLRTVTPTGPGGTITRTDVAAAAGPSAVSLAGESRPSTAREERIPIKGVRKMTAQAMVTSAFTAPHVTEFVTVDATRTMDFVEQLKKHPGMAGIKVSPLLVLAKAVCLAVRNTPEVNATWDEQAQEIVLKRYVNLGVAAATPRGLIVPNIKDADAMSWPELATALNQLTETARAGRTAPSDMTGGTFTITNVGVFGVDTGTPIINPGESAILAFGAIKPQPWVVEGVVMPRQVTTLALSFDHRIVDGAAGSKFLVDVANVLENPIAALLF, from the coding sequence GTGGCTCGTCGTCAGTTCAAGCTGCCCGACGTCGGTGAAGGCCTCACCGAGGGCGAGATCCTGCAGTGGTTCGTCCAGGTCGGGGACCAGGTGACGACCAATCAGACGCTGGTCGAGATCGAGACCGCCAAAGCTGCGGTGGAGCTCCCGAGCCCGTACGAGGGTGAGGTCGTCGAACTGCTCGTGAACGTCGGCGACATGGTCGACGTGGGCGCTCCGATCATCACCATCGAGACCGAGCCGGGGTCCGCGCCGGCCGCCCCGTCCGAGGCGCCCGCCGTGCCCGCGCAGGCCGCGGTCGCCGAGGCGATGGGCGGCGCCGCCGAGGAGCCCGCGGTCGCGGCCGGTCTGATCGGCGGCGAGGCCCCGGGCGGGCGCACCGCCGTCCTCGTCGGTTACGGACCGCGCACCACCACGGCGAAGCGTCGCCCGCGCCGGGCGGTGCACGATGGCGCCCACCAGCCGCCGCCCGCGGGCGATCCCGAGGTGCCCGGCGGTCCGCTCGGCAGCGAGGGCGTCAAGCCGGTGCGGCACGGCGGCCTCGAGGTCGGTCGCCTGGTCGAGGCCCGTGAGGCCCCCCACGCCGGCCCGGCCGTCCCCGCCCGCACCATCGCGGTCGAGGAGCAGGGCGAGACCGGCAAGGTCACCGTCCTGGCCAAGCCCCCGGTCCGCAAGATGGCCCGCGACCTCGGCGTCGACCTGCGCACGGTCACGCCGACCGGGCCGGGCGGAACCATCACCCGCACCGACGTCGCCGCGGCGGCCGGCCCGTCGGCGGTCTCCCTCGCCGGCGAGTCGCGCCCGTCGACCGCGCGCGAGGAGCGGATCCCGATCAAGGGCGTCCGGAAGATGACGGCGCAGGCGATGGTGACGAGCGCGTTCACCGCGCCGCACGTCACCGAGTTCGTCACCGTCGACGCGACGCGCACGATGGACTTCGTCGAGCAGCTCAAGAAGCATCCCGGCATGGCCGGCATCAAGGTCTCGCCGCTGCTCGTCCTCGCCAAGGCCGTGTGCCTCGCGGTGCGCAACACGCCCGAGGTCAACGCGACGTGGGACGAGCAGGCGCAGGAGATCGTCCTCAAGCGGTACGTGAACCTCGGCGTCGCCGCGGCCACACCGCGCGGGCTGATCGTGCCCAACATAAAGGACGCGGACGCGATGTCGTGGCCCGAGCTCGCCACCGCTCTGAACCAGCTCACCGAGACCGCGCGCGCCGGGCGCACCGCCCCGTCGGACATGACGGGCGGGACGTTCACCATCACCAACGTCGGGGTGTTCGGCGTCGACACCGGAACGCCGATTATCAACCCCGGCGAGTCCGCGATCCTCGCCTTCGGTGCGATCAAGCCGCAGCCGTGGGTCGTCGAGGGCGTCGTGATGCCGCGTCAGGTCACCACGCTGGCGCTGTCCTTCGACCACCGGATCGTCGACGGCGCGGCCGGGTCGAAGTTCCTCGTCGACGTCGCGAACGTTCTCGAGAACCCCATCGCCGCCCTGCTCTTCTGA
- a CDS encoding alpha-ketoacid dehydrogenase subunit beta: MTSAQQATPAAAGGQTTTLAKAITMGLRAAMERDSKVVLMGEDIGKLGGVFRVTDGLQKDFGEDRVIDTPLAESGILGTAIGMALRGYRPVCEIQFDGFVFPAFDQIVCQLAKMHARSKGHSKLPVVVRIPFGGGIGAVEHHSESPEAYFAHTAGLRVVACSNPVDAYWMIQQAIASDDPVIFFEPKRRYWEKSALDVSAGPPPEGLDQARVVREGADITVAAYGPMVKVCMDAASAAAEDGTSIEVLDLRSLSPLDMDTIVASVRRTSRLVVVHEAPVTLGIGAEIAAAVTEACFHHLEAPVLRVGGFDTPYPPSRIEEEYLPDLDRVLDAVDRSLAY; this comes from the coding sequence GTGACGAGTGCTCAGCAGGCGACCCCGGCCGCGGCCGGCGGGCAGACGACCACCCTCGCCAAGGCGATCACGATGGGCCTGCGCGCCGCGATGGAGCGCGACTCGAAGGTCGTCCTCATGGGCGAGGACATCGGCAAGCTCGGCGGCGTCTTCCGCGTCACCGACGGTTTGCAGAAGGACTTCGGCGAGGACCGCGTCATCGACACCCCGCTCGCGGAGTCGGGGATCCTCGGCACCGCGATCGGGATGGCGCTGCGCGGCTACCGCCCCGTGTGCGAGATCCAGTTCGACGGCTTCGTGTTCCCGGCGTTCGACCAGATCGTCTGCCAGCTCGCGAAGATGCACGCGCGGTCCAAGGGCCACTCCAAGCTGCCGGTCGTCGTGCGCATCCCGTTCGGCGGCGGCATCGGGGCGGTCGAGCACCACTCCGAGTCGCCCGAGGCGTATTTCGCCCACACCGCCGGCCTGCGCGTCGTCGCGTGCTCGAACCCGGTCGACGCGTACTGGATGATCCAGCAGGCGATCGCCTCCGACGACCCGGTCATCTTCTTCGAGCCGAAGCGGCGCTACTGGGAGAAGTCCGCGCTCGACGTCTCCGCCGGGCCGCCGCCCGAGGGGCTCGACCAGGCGCGCGTGGTCCGCGAGGGCGCGGACATCACGGTCGCGGCCTACGGCCCCATGGTGAAGGTCTGCATGGACGCCGCGTCCGCCGCGGCCGAGGACGGCACCAGCATCGAGGTGCTCGACCTGCGTTCGCTCTCGCCGCTCGACATGGACACGATCGTCGCGTCGGTGCGTCGCACCAGTCGGCTCGTCGTCGTCCACGAGGCGCCCGTGACGCTCGGAATTGGCGCGGAGATCGCGGCCGCGGTCACCGAGGCCTGCTTCCACCACCTCGAGGCGCCGGTGTTGCGCGTGGGCGGATTCGACACCCCCTACCCGCCGTCGCGGATCGAGGAGGAGTATCTGCCGGACCTGGACCGTGTGCTCGACGCCGTGGACCGCTCGCTCGCGTACTGA